The following coding sequences are from one Leptolyngbya sp. NIES-3755 window:
- a CDS encoding NmrA family protein (similar to AA sequence:cyanobase_aa:Npun_R0257) — MIFVTGASGNIGKAVVEYLRDRQVPFRIGSRSSDLSNESVTFNFLDSNTFESALQGCRAMFLLRPPAISDTKNTLNRLIDVARSQGVEHIVFISVAGAGDNPAVPHHATEQHLKQGEKDWTILRPGFFAQNLGDAYREDILNDDRIFLPAGAGRVAFIDTRDIAEVAAKILIDPTTHQGKTYTLTGAEANTFHEVAAMLSEELDRTITYRPASIPGYCLHLFRRKTPLEQILIFTILHVGLRFGQAETVDETLPQLLEHSSRSIREYIRDHRQLWLKSV; from the coding sequence ATGATTTTTGTAACTGGAGCTTCTGGAAACATTGGAAAAGCCGTTGTCGAATATTTGCGCGATCGACAAGTTCCGTTTCGGATCGGTTCTCGATCTTCCGATCTGTCCAATGAATCAGTTACCTTTAATTTCCTTGATTCCAATACGTTTGAATCTGCGCTGCAAGGGTGTCGTGCAATGTTTCTGTTACGTCCGCCTGCGATTTCTGATACCAAAAATACATTGAATCGTTTGATTGATGTGGCTCGATCGCAGGGTGTTGAACACATTGTATTTATCTCAGTGGCGGGAGCAGGAGATAATCCAGCCGTACCGCATCATGCAACTGAGCAACATCTAAAGCAGGGTGAAAAAGATTGGACAATTCTGCGACCGGGTTTCTTTGCTCAAAATTTGGGAGATGCTTACCGGGAAGATATTTTGAACGACGATCGTATTTTTTTGCCTGCGGGTGCGGGTCGAGTTGCTTTTATTGATACTCGTGACATTGCTGAAGTTGCAGCAAAGATTTTAATTGATCCCACAACTCATCAAGGTAAGACTTACACGTTGACTGGAGCCGAAGCGAATACTTTTCACGAAGTTGCAGCAATGCTCTCTGAAGAACTCGATCGAACAATCACTTATCGTCCTGCCAGCATTCCAGGTTACTGTTTGCATTTGTTTCGACGCAAAACGCCACTAGAACAGATCTTGATCTTTACGATCCTGCATGTGGGATTGCGATTTGGACAGGCAGAAACAGTCGATGAAACCCTTCCTCAATTATTAGAACATTCCTCTCGGAGCATTCGTGAATACATTCGGGATCATCGGCAACTGTGGCTTAAGTCTGTTTAA